The DNA segment CGGTGGGGACAATTCGGGATTCGTTTTGGAGACCATCCCGTGGGCCGACCTCGACGATCCGGATCGGTTGGACGGTTGACGATTGGACTGCTGATGCCGCGTCTCGTTCCATCCCGGTAGCCGCGGGCTTCAGCCCGCGTCCGAAGAGGACGCTGTAGGGGAGCAGCCTTGGCTGCTCCCTCTTGTTGGGAGGACCTGAAGGCCATGTTCCATGCCGCGCCATCCCTGGCGCGGCGACATTGCATGGCCCCGTGCCCTCCGTGGCACGGGGTCCTCCCCTACGAAGACGCCGCCCGTTTCCACAAAGGCGCGCGCTTCTCCAGAAACGCCCGGAGCCCTTCCTGGCCCTCGGGGGAGACACGAATCTTCGCGATGGCGTCTGCGCAAAGGGGCAGGGCCTGATCCAAACCAAGGCCACTCTCGGCCCGGACCAGTTTCTTGATGTCGCGCACCGCCTGCGGACTGTTCTTCAACAGCAACTCGGTGAGGCGCCGGATCTCCCCGTCCAGATTCGCGGCATCGGTGACGTGATGAACCAGTCCTATGAACAGCGCGGCGTCGGCCGGCAGAATTTCACCCGTAAGGAAGAACCGCCGTGCGTTGCCCTCGCCAATCTTCCGGATAACGAAGGGGGAGACGACGGCGGGAATCAGGCCGACCTTCACTTCGGTAAATCCGAAGGTCGCTTCGGTGGAGGCCACCACGATGTCGCACACGGCGACCACTCCCGCCCCACCCCCGTAGGCGGCCCCTTGCACGCGTCCGATCACGGGGTGTGGGCACTCATTGATGATCCGGAACATTTGGGCTACGCGGCGCGCGTCCTCCCGGTTCTGCTCGAAGGAGTAGCCGGCGCATTCCTTCATCCAGTTCAGATCGGCCCCCGCGCAAAACACGTTCCCCTCCGAGCGGAGGACCACGACTCGAACGGTTTCGTCTTTCGCGATCTCCGTGAAGGCCCGCGCCAGATCGGTGATCAGCTCGGCGTTGAAGGCGTTCTTGACTTCCGGCCGGTTGAGGACCACCTCAACAACGTCACCCGTCCGCCTTCGCTCGATCCCGGCCACGGCCTGTCGAACTACGCCCCGCGCTCTTTTCTTTCCCTGGCCAGCGACCGCGCCATCCGGTCCAGCTTGAAGATCGTGTTGAACTCGATGTTCTTGCTGATCCAGAGTTTTTTCGTGACCACCGAATCCGTGATGGCGCCTTTGTAGTTGAGGCCGTCCAGGAGAACCTTGAGGTCCTCGCAGGCCAACACGAAGTCCACCTTGGGGGTTTTGCCTTCTTTGACCTTGAAATCGCCGTTGTTGATGATCATGGCGCACTGGCCCGACTTGGTCTTGACGGCGACGTTTCGTTTCCAACCTTCAATGGCCTTCCGGGCGCGTTTCGACTTGTTGAGCTCTTTGGCCAGCGACTCAAGCTCTTTGTAGGATTTCTTAAACGCGGCCGCCTCTTCCTTCGAGGCCTTGCCGTACTTCGGCTCAACCGGCGAAGCCCAATTCAGCTCGGATTCGACCACGCCCTTCTTCGAAGCGAGTTTGGGAGACAGTTCCGAAAGGGGCACGGCGAAGATGTCGCTGATTTCGCCGATCCGATGGTCCTTGAAAATGATCTTCACCTCCGTCCCCTTCCTGATGAGCCCTGGCGTGAGAATTCCCGTGGTCGTGTAGAGCATGACGCTGAGGGCCGTGTCCGCCCCCTTGAGTACGACTCTCCCCCGGCCGAACGGGGCCTTGTCCAGGAAAAGGGAATTGGCGAAATACGTGACGGGAGGCGTACTGAGCATGACGCCCGTCTGTTCCACCTCAACCGACTCGGTGGGGGCGAAATTGCAGTCCGTGCAGTGCGTCACGAATGGGGGGCATCGCACGATCCCGCACTTCGTGCACTTGCAGGCGAGGATTGTTTTCTCATCCCGCATCGCGACGAAGAAGGGTGAGAACTCGCCGATGCTTCTCTCGTAGAAGGTGAACATGGCGTCGTTCATAACGAGGTACTCTTTCCCACCGATCTTCTGAAATCGGCCTTCACGGTTCGGAATGAATCCGAACGGAATCACTTTTTCTTTTTTTTGCTCCTTTTTTCCCATCGTCGTTCCTCCGACTACTCGTGTTCGAGAACCATGGCGACACCGTATTGGCAGATGGTGCTGCCCGTGCCGTGGACGAGACCGCCGCGATAGTTCTTCTTGATCATCTCATTACGGCAGGCCCAGGCGGACATGATGTTGCTGGCCCCAACCGCGTGGCCGCAGTAGATCAAGCCGCCGCTCGGGTTCACCGAAAGCGGGCCGCCGGGCATCATGATTCCATCCTCCACGAGGGAGTCGGCCTTTCCGATGGGCACGAATCCCATCTCCGCCATGCTGATTTCGAGCTGATGCACGAAGGCATCGTGGAGTTCCACCACCTGGATCGACTTGAGGGGATTCTCGATGCCCGCCATCTTGTAGGCCATCTTGGCCGCGGCGTGGTGCGACATGATCCGGCCCCAGTTGTTCTGGTTCTTGCCCGCAAACGAGGTCTCATTGGCCTCGCCCATGCCCGTGATCCAGATGACGGGTTGCCCCGTGTTCTTCGAAATCGCCTTTGCCGTATTCTCTTCCGCGAAAATGACGGCGGCGGCGCCTTCACTGTAGACGCAGATTTCGAGTTCCTTGAGAGGATACACGATGTAGCGCGAGTTCATCACTTCTTCAGGCGTGCACTGATCGAACTGGCGCTGCGCGAACGTATTGCCTTTGACCTGAAGGCTGAGCTGCGACGAGATTTTCGCGGTGATTTCGGGCTTGAGGTCGCCCGGATGCTGGTCCATGTAGGCGAGGATCACTTCGGAATAGCTGTCCGACGCGGTCCAGCCGATTTTCTGCTCGAAGAAACTGTCGCCCGACCAGCCGATGACCTTGATTACCTCCGGCGTGGAGGACATGGAGGTGAAATCGAAGCAGTCCGTGGCCTTCTCCACGCCGAGGACCATGACGCTGTCGTATCGGCCCGCGGCGACATACGCGTGGGCGGCCGACATCGCGTAGGCGCCCGTGGCGCCTCCGTTCGTCACCCGAAGTCCGGGCTTGTTCTGCATCCCGATGACGCCTTGAAGCGGATGCTCGGGGATGCACGTCCGCTCGAAGATGTCGTTGTAGATGCCGTAGACGACGGCGTCGACCTCCTTGGTGGTGATGGCCGCGTCCTTGAGGGCGTCCCGCACCGCCATCTGGGCGAGTTCGTAGTACGTCTTTTCGTACCACTTGCTTTTGAACGGCGTTACCGCCGCACCGACGATTCCGACTCTTCTTCCCATCTCGCCTCCTTCGTTTGGGCGGCATCCTATCGGCGGCGTCCCACCGGGTCAAGCCAGGCTTCGGAATCTTCCATGGATGCTTGTAGAGTGGGCTTGTCATGGAGCGGCGTATGATGCCATCATTGCCTGAATCGGAGAAAGGAGACCAAGGATGAACAATCCCCATCGTATTCGACGGGCGCTCTTCGGAACCCTGCTCGTCGCTTTACCATTGCACTCAATGACGGCCGAGGCAAAAGCGGAGGAGTACCCGAAAGCCAAGCTCGTCGCAAAAGGATTCATGGGGTATGGCCATGATTTCACCGATGGGGCGATGGACAAGAACGAGTTCGAGATCACACGGATGTATTTGGGCGCAAAGTTCGATTTTTCCGAAAATATGCGGGCCGCCATCATCCCTGATCTGGCGCCTTGGCGGGTTCCCGGCGTGACCGTCAAGGATGACGGCACACCCTTCTCCGCTACGGAGGACAAGGTGCGGGGCGATTTCAGTCCAACCCTCAAGGCCGCATACCTTGAATATGGCAATCTCCTGAACGTCATGGACACGCCCGTCATCAAGGCCGTCCGGTTCGGTCAGGCGGATCTGTGGATTCCGTTCGCCGAGGGGGCCTGGAAATATCGGTTCGTTCAGAAGATCATCCTCGACCAGGAAGGCAAGATGTTGTC comes from the Nitrospirota bacterium genome and includes:
- a CDS encoding enoyl-CoA hydratase/isomerase family protein — its product is MAGIERRRTGDVVEVVLNRPEVKNAFNAELITDLARAFTEIAKDETVRVVVLRSEGNVFCAGADLNWMKECAGYSFEQNREDARRVAQMFRIINECPHPVIGRVQGAAYGGGAGVVAVCDIVVASTEATFGFTEVKVGLIPAVVSPFVIRKIGEGNARRFFLTGEILPADAALFIGLVHHVTDAANLDGEIRRLTELLLKNSPQAVRDIKKLVRAESGLGLDQALPLCADAIAKIRVSPEGQEGLRAFLEKRAPLWKRAASS
- a CDS encoding thiolase family protein, translating into MGRRVGIVGAAVTPFKSKWYEKTYYELAQMAVRDALKDAAITTKEVDAVVYGIYNDIFERTCIPEHPLQGVIGMQNKPGLRVTNGGATGAYAMSAAHAYVAAGRYDSVMVLGVEKATDCFDFTSMSSTPEVIKVIGWSGDSFFEQKIGWTASDSYSEVILAYMDQHPGDLKPEITAKISSQLSLQVKGNTFAQRQFDQCTPEEVMNSRYIVYPLKELEICVYSEGAAAVIFAEENTAKAISKNTGQPVIWITGMGEANETSFAGKNQNNWGRIMSHHAAAKMAYKMAGIENPLKSIQVVELHDAFVHQLEISMAEMGFVPIGKADSLVEDGIMMPGGPLSVNPSGGLIYCGHAVGASNIMSAWACRNEMIKKNYRGGLVHGTGSTICQYGVAMVLEHE